From one Gossypium hirsutum isolate 1008001.06 chromosome D08, Gossypium_hirsutum_v2.1, whole genome shotgun sequence genomic stretch:
- the LOC107944727 gene encoding uncharacterized protein isoform X2: MGKMLANSDFVKGEEQTEENKVSLDVNKKRTVKTPAQVMALEKFYKELRFPSDETKAQIALQVGLTEKQISSWFCHRRLKDKKRDEYVNGRLDHSSGIIQDRGSGLRQDSSGSIKERDYRNIDPREVESGLISSQEFLATDHVYDRRNHQNPYDACMEDTSSESSSSLQDMHFSENRGPYDTKLGQNGTITQINPRTTKNTVYKPSGYLKVKCESENPAILAVKRQLGRYYIEDGPLLATDFDLLPNGAFEFPSSKAVSEPVDVGDHPQQPCSPRISGAMKQPNLNIVNEVNNSKTSSQDPYMENATFKTMYGLERQNKKSRHQLYKSHFNSFRGQNSSSNIHRSSAENAGTIDCKRSKASSKLAVERMRPDSFTNHPGPNIGKLNNEQEKTCLHDNDNRTYKAPKNKIPSKTSNSKRGCIESPGARMAKVEKLGGQRKPKKEYPVGVKNRSNKRIESKVKLLVDFGSGAAPGAGRVPGPPKMLPSKSMSISRDRDPLRQ; encoded by the exons ATGGGGAAGATGCTAGCTAACAGCGATTTTGTGAAAG GTGAAGAGCAGACCGAAGAGAATAAAGTTTCTCTAGACGTGAATAAGAAACGAACCGTAAAGACACCGGCTCAGGTTATGGCTCTGGAGAAATTCTACAAAG AGCTTCGGTTTCCTTCTGATGAAACGAAAGCACAAATCGCACTTCAAGTAGGGTTGACTGAAAAGCAAATATCTAGTTGGTTTTGTCACAGAAGGTTAAAAGACAAAAAGAGAGATGAATATGTTAACGGGCGATTGGATCATTCTAGTGGCATTATTCAGGATCGTGGTAGTGGACTCCGGCAAGATTCTTCTGGTAGTATCAAGGAACGGGATTATAGGAATATTGATCCGAGGGAGGTTGAAAGTGGATTGATTTCTAGCCAAGAGTTTCTAGCTACTGATCACGTATATGACCGTAGGAATCATCAAAATCCATACGATGCTTGTATGGAAGATACATCTTCTGAAAGTAGTTCGTCTTTACAAGATATGCATTTTTCCGAAAATCGGGGTCCTTATGACACTAAACTTGGACAAAACGGAACCATTACACAGATAAACCCAAGGACGACTAAAAACACGGTTTATAAGCCATCGGGATATTTGAAGGTTAAGTGTGAGAGTGAAAATCCTGCTATTCTTGCTGTTAAGAGGCAGCTCGGGAGGTATTATATAGAAGATGGTCCGTTACTTGCTACTGATTTCGATTTACTTCCTAATGGTGCATTTGAATTCCCGAGTAGCAAGGCGGTCAGTG AGCCAGTAGATGTTGGAGATCATCCCCAACAGCCCTGTTCTCCTCGTATCTCTGGAGCTATGAAGCAGCCAAATCTTAACATT GTAAATGAAGTAAATAATTCAAAGACAAGTTCTCAGGATCCTTATATGGAGAATGCAACCTTCAAAACCATGTACGGGCTCGAAAGACAGAACAAGAAATCTCGTCACCAATTATACAAGTCCCATTTTAACTCATTCCGGGGCCAGAACTCTTCATCGAATATCCACAGAAGTTCGGCCGAAAATGCCGGTACCATCGATTGCAAGCGAAGTAAGGCGAGCTCTAAGCTTGCTGTTGAAAGGATGAGACCGGATTCTTTCACTAACCATCCTGGCCCCAATATTGGGAAACTCAATAATGAACAAGAAAAGACTTGTTTGCATGACAACGATAATCGTACGTATAAGGCCCCGAAGAACAAAATCCCATCTAAAACTTCAAATTCTAAACGTGGATGCATTGAGTCCCCGGGTGCAAGGATGGCAAAG GTGGAGAAGCTTGGTGGACAACGGAAGCCGAAAAAGGAGTATCCTGTAGGAGTAAAAAACCGATCCAACAAACGAATCGAGAGTAAGGTCAAGCTTTTAGTCGACTTTGGGTCAGGGGCGGCGCCAGGGGCTGGCAGGGTCCCCGgtccccctaaaat GTTGCCAAGCAAGTCAATGTCGATTTCCCGCGACCGAGATCCCCTCCGTCAATGA
- the LOC107944727 gene encoding uncharacterized protein isoform X3, which translates to MEGEEQTEENKVSLDVNKKRTVKTPAQVMALEKFYKELRFPSDETKAQIALQVGLTEKQISSWFCHRRLKDKKRDEYVNGRLDHSSGIIQDRGSGLRQDSSGSIKERDYRNIDPREVESGLISSQEFLATDHVYDRRNHQNPYDACMEDTSSESSSSLQDMHFSENRGPYDTKLGQNGTITQINPRTTKNTVYKPSGYLKVKCESENPAILAVKRQLGRYYIEDGPLLATDFDLLPNGAFEFPSSKAVSEPVDVGDHPQQPCSPRISGAMKQPNLNIVNEVNNSKTSSQDPYMENATFKTMYGLERQNKKSRHQLYKSHFNSFRGQNSSSNIHRSSAENAGTIDCKRSKASSKLAVERMRPDSFTNHPGPNIGKLNNEQEKTCLHDNDNRTYKAPKNKIPSKTSNSKRGCIESPGARMAKVEKLGGQRKPKKEYPVGVKNRSNKRIESKVAKQVNVDFPRPRSPPSMNPTKSYRASMDVPSSFSEDEVADTSSSSG; encoded by the exons ATGGAAG GTGAAGAGCAGACCGAAGAGAATAAAGTTTCTCTAGACGTGAATAAGAAACGAACCGTAAAGACACCGGCTCAGGTTATGGCTCTGGAGAAATTCTACAAAG AGCTTCGGTTTCCTTCTGATGAAACGAAAGCACAAATCGCACTTCAAGTAGGGTTGACTGAAAAGCAAATATCTAGTTGGTTTTGTCACAGAAGGTTAAAAGACAAAAAGAGAGATGAATATGTTAACGGGCGATTGGATCATTCTAGTGGCATTATTCAGGATCGTGGTAGTGGACTCCGGCAAGATTCTTCTGGTAGTATCAAGGAACGGGATTATAGGAATATTGATCCGAGGGAGGTTGAAAGTGGATTGATTTCTAGCCAAGAGTTTCTAGCTACTGATCACGTATATGACCGTAGGAATCATCAAAATCCATACGATGCTTGTATGGAAGATACATCTTCTGAAAGTAGTTCGTCTTTACAAGATATGCATTTTTCCGAAAATCGGGGTCCTTATGACACTAAACTTGGACAAAACGGAACCATTACACAGATAAACCCAAGGACGACTAAAAACACGGTTTATAAGCCATCGGGATATTTGAAGGTTAAGTGTGAGAGTGAAAATCCTGCTATTCTTGCTGTTAAGAGGCAGCTCGGGAGGTATTATATAGAAGATGGTCCGTTACTTGCTACTGATTTCGATTTACTTCCTAATGGTGCATTTGAATTCCCGAGTAGCAAGGCGGTCAGTG AGCCAGTAGATGTTGGAGATCATCCCCAACAGCCCTGTTCTCCTCGTATCTCTGGAGCTATGAAGCAGCCAAATCTTAACATT GTAAATGAAGTAAATAATTCAAAGACAAGTTCTCAGGATCCTTATATGGAGAATGCAACCTTCAAAACCATGTACGGGCTCGAAAGACAGAACAAGAAATCTCGTCACCAATTATACAAGTCCCATTTTAACTCATTCCGGGGCCAGAACTCTTCATCGAATATCCACAGAAGTTCGGCCGAAAATGCCGGTACCATCGATTGCAAGCGAAGTAAGGCGAGCTCTAAGCTTGCTGTTGAAAGGATGAGACCGGATTCTTTCACTAACCATCCTGGCCCCAATATTGGGAAACTCAATAATGAACAAGAAAAGACTTGTTTGCATGACAACGATAATCGTACGTATAAGGCCCCGAAGAACAAAATCCCATCTAAAACTTCAAATTCTAAACGTGGATGCATTGAGTCCCCGGGTGCAAGGATGGCAAAG GTGGAGAAGCTTGGTGGACAACGGAAGCCGAAAAAGGAGTATCCTGTAGGAGTAAAAAACCGATCCAACAAACGAATCGAGAGTAAG GTTGCCAAGCAAGTCAATGTCGATTTCCCGCGACCGAGATCCCCTCCGTCAATGAATCCCACTAAAAG CTATAGAGCTTCCATGGATGTACCATCAAGCTTCAGTGAAGATGAAGTCGCAGACACTAGTTCATCCTCGGGTTGA
- the LOC107944727 gene encoding homeobox-DDT domain protein RLT3 isoform X5, translating into MEGEEQTEENKVSLDVNKKRTVKTPAQVMALEKFYKELRFPSDETKAQIALQVGLTEKQISSWFCHRRLKDKKRDEYVNGRLDHSSGIIQDRGSGLRQDSSGSIKERDYRNIDPREVESGLISSQEFLATDHVYDRRNHQNPYDACMEDTSSESSSSLQDMHFSENRGPYDTKLGQNGTITQINPRTTKNTVYKPSGYLKVKCESENPAILAVKRQLGRYYIEDGPLLATDFDLLPNGAFEFPSSKAVSEPVDVGDHPQQPCSPRISGAMKQPNLNIVNEVNNSKTSSQDPYMENATFKTMYGLERQNKKSRHQLYKSHFNSFRGQNSSSNIHRSSAENAGTIDCKRSKASSKLAVERMRPDSFTNHPGPNIGKLNNEQEKTCLHDNDNRTYKAPKNKIPSKTSNSKRGCIESPGARMAKVEKLGGQRKPKKEYPVGVKNRSNKRIESCQASQCRFPATEIPSVNESH; encoded by the exons ATGGAAG GTGAAGAGCAGACCGAAGAGAATAAAGTTTCTCTAGACGTGAATAAGAAACGAACCGTAAAGACACCGGCTCAGGTTATGGCTCTGGAGAAATTCTACAAAG AGCTTCGGTTTCCTTCTGATGAAACGAAAGCACAAATCGCACTTCAAGTAGGGTTGACTGAAAAGCAAATATCTAGTTGGTTTTGTCACAGAAGGTTAAAAGACAAAAAGAGAGATGAATATGTTAACGGGCGATTGGATCATTCTAGTGGCATTATTCAGGATCGTGGTAGTGGACTCCGGCAAGATTCTTCTGGTAGTATCAAGGAACGGGATTATAGGAATATTGATCCGAGGGAGGTTGAAAGTGGATTGATTTCTAGCCAAGAGTTTCTAGCTACTGATCACGTATATGACCGTAGGAATCATCAAAATCCATACGATGCTTGTATGGAAGATACATCTTCTGAAAGTAGTTCGTCTTTACAAGATATGCATTTTTCCGAAAATCGGGGTCCTTATGACACTAAACTTGGACAAAACGGAACCATTACACAGATAAACCCAAGGACGACTAAAAACACGGTTTATAAGCCATCGGGATATTTGAAGGTTAAGTGTGAGAGTGAAAATCCTGCTATTCTTGCTGTTAAGAGGCAGCTCGGGAGGTATTATATAGAAGATGGTCCGTTACTTGCTACTGATTTCGATTTACTTCCTAATGGTGCATTTGAATTCCCGAGTAGCAAGGCGGTCAGTG AGCCAGTAGATGTTGGAGATCATCCCCAACAGCCCTGTTCTCCTCGTATCTCTGGAGCTATGAAGCAGCCAAATCTTAACATT GTAAATGAAGTAAATAATTCAAAGACAAGTTCTCAGGATCCTTATATGGAGAATGCAACCTTCAAAACCATGTACGGGCTCGAAAGACAGAACAAGAAATCTCGTCACCAATTATACAAGTCCCATTTTAACTCATTCCGGGGCCAGAACTCTTCATCGAATATCCACAGAAGTTCGGCCGAAAATGCCGGTACCATCGATTGCAAGCGAAGTAAGGCGAGCTCTAAGCTTGCTGTTGAAAGGATGAGACCGGATTCTTTCACTAACCATCCTGGCCCCAATATTGGGAAACTCAATAATGAACAAGAAAAGACTTGTTTGCATGACAACGATAATCGTACGTATAAGGCCCCGAAGAACAAAATCCCATCTAAAACTTCAAATTCTAAACGTGGATGCATTGAGTCCCCGGGTGCAAGGATGGCAAAG GTGGAGAAGCTTGGTGGACAACGGAAGCCGAAAAAGGAGTATCCTGTAGGAGTAAAAAACCGATCCAACAAACGAATCGAGA GTTGCCAAGCAAGTCAATGTCGATTTCCCGCGACCGAGATCCCCTCCGTCAATGAATCCCACTAA
- the LOC107943439 gene encoding protein LATERAL ROOT PRIMORDIUM 1, with the protein MVRKDFFFYYKGRKIYFCYFFVVVIVATTRGQLPSDTGGTFADWATSSSTAIRAGPDDLLSLGFNPNAASTAATAAAPAQWPPSARPINNGLAGPEMGMVGLRDFVVVAPAASFNHHHHHHHHHTQDPIMVNEQINGPSSAAAAVTALGVGVIPLLTAAPCLPPQNVEDTGKFSGIQLWQNQSSSHYLKKPASFLDNSNPSMMAGDGGGMGGGSGGSGSSSGATCQDCGNQAKKDCTHRRCRTCCKSRGFDCPTHVKSTWVPAARRRERQLMSAAATTAGAGSSGSTSGAKKPRLVTSQTTTTSHTSTSNTTPPRSFDTSSSHQDVGFKETLPGQVRAPAVFKCVRVTAVEGGEDEYAYQAVVKIGGHVFKGFLYDQGVEGRDGFPNISELHLGGGGRNAGSSSSPGLDPSDVYAATGGGFLGGGLGYGNPIN; encoded by the exons ATGGTAAGAAaagattttttcttttattacaaaGGAAGGAagatatatttttgttatttttttgttgttgtcaTTGTGGCTACCACAAGAGGGCAGCTACCGTCAGATACAGGAGGAACCTTTGCAGATTGGGCGACGTCATCGTCCACAGCAATTCGAGCTGGCCCCGATGATTTATTATCACTCGGTTTCAATCCCAACGCCGCTTCTACGGCGGCGACTGCGGCGGCTCCGGCTCAATGGCCTCCTTCTGCACGTCCGATCAACAATGGACTTGCTGGTCCTGAGATGGGGATGGTTGGTCTACGGGACTTTGTCGTCGTTGCTCCTGCTGCTTCTTTtaaccatcatcatcatcaccatcatcatcatacTCAAGATCCCATCATGGTGAATGAACAAATCAACGGTCCGAGTTCCGCCGCCGCCGCTGTCACCGCACTAGGTGTCGGTGTTATCCCACTTCTTACAGCGGCTCCTTGTTTACCTCCACAAAATGTGGAAGACACTGGTAAGTTCAGTGGGATACAACTATGGCAGAACCAAAGTTCTTCACATTATCTTAAAAAACCAGCTTCATTCCTTGATAATAGTAATCCCTCCATGATGGCCGGTGACGGCGGTGGAATGGGTGGAGGTAGCGGTGGTTCTGGTTCTAGTTCAGGGGCAACATGTCAAGATTGTGGGAATCAAGCTAAAAAAGATTGCACCCATAGAAGGTGTAGAACATGTTGTAAAAGTCGAGGCTTTGATTGCCCTACTCACGTTAAAAGTACATGGGTACCCGCTGCTCGGAGAAGAGAACGTCAGCTCATGTCGGCCGCCGCTACAACCGCCGGAGCTGGCTCATCGGGGTCTACTTCCGGTGCTAAAAAACCAAGGCTTGTAACTTCACAAACCACCACCACTTCACATACATCAACTTCAAATACTACCCCTCCTCGAAGCTTTGATACAAGCTCGAGCCACCAAG ATGTTGGTTTTAAGGAGACATTGCCGGGGCAAGTCCGTGCGCCTGCGGTGTTCAAATGCGTACGAGTAACGGCAGTTGAGGGCGGTGAAGACGAGTACGCATATCAAGCTGTCGTTAAGATCGGTGGACATGTGTTCAAAGGGTTTCTTTATGATCAAGGAGTTGAAGGAAGAGATGGGTTTCCAAATATATCTGAATTGCATTTAGGTGGTGGTGGGAGAAATGCCGGGTCGTCTTCGTCACCTGGTCTCGATCCTTCCGACGTTTATGCCGCTACTGGTGGTGGTTTTCTCGGTGGTGGTTTGGGTTATGGTAATCCAATAAActga
- the LOC107944727 gene encoding uncharacterized protein isoform X1 translates to MGKMLANSDFVKGEEQTEENKVSLDVNKKRTVKTPAQVMALEKFYKELRFPSDETKAQIALQVGLTEKQISSWFCHRRLKDKKRDEYVNGRLDHSSGIIQDRGSGLRQDSSGSIKERDYRNIDPREVESGLISSQEFLATDHVYDRRNHQNPYDACMEDTSSESSSSLQDMHFSENRGPYDTKLGQNGTITQINPRTTKNTVYKPSGYLKVKCESENPAILAVKRQLGRYYIEDGPLLATDFDLLPNGAFEFPSSKAVSEPVDVGDHPQQPCSPRISGAMKQPNLNIVNEVNNSKTSSQDPYMENATFKTMYGLERQNKKSRHQLYKSHFNSFRGQNSSSNIHRSSAENAGTIDCKRSKASSKLAVERMRPDSFTNHPGPNIGKLNNEQEKTCLHDNDNRTYKAPKNKIPSKTSNSKRGCIESPGARMAKVEKLGGQRKPKKEYPVGVKNRSNKRIESKVAKQVNVDFPRPRSPPSMNPTKSYRASMDVPSSFSEDEVADTSSSSG, encoded by the exons ATGGGGAAGATGCTAGCTAACAGCGATTTTGTGAAAG GTGAAGAGCAGACCGAAGAGAATAAAGTTTCTCTAGACGTGAATAAGAAACGAACCGTAAAGACACCGGCTCAGGTTATGGCTCTGGAGAAATTCTACAAAG AGCTTCGGTTTCCTTCTGATGAAACGAAAGCACAAATCGCACTTCAAGTAGGGTTGACTGAAAAGCAAATATCTAGTTGGTTTTGTCACAGAAGGTTAAAAGACAAAAAGAGAGATGAATATGTTAACGGGCGATTGGATCATTCTAGTGGCATTATTCAGGATCGTGGTAGTGGACTCCGGCAAGATTCTTCTGGTAGTATCAAGGAACGGGATTATAGGAATATTGATCCGAGGGAGGTTGAAAGTGGATTGATTTCTAGCCAAGAGTTTCTAGCTACTGATCACGTATATGACCGTAGGAATCATCAAAATCCATACGATGCTTGTATGGAAGATACATCTTCTGAAAGTAGTTCGTCTTTACAAGATATGCATTTTTCCGAAAATCGGGGTCCTTATGACACTAAACTTGGACAAAACGGAACCATTACACAGATAAACCCAAGGACGACTAAAAACACGGTTTATAAGCCATCGGGATATTTGAAGGTTAAGTGTGAGAGTGAAAATCCTGCTATTCTTGCTGTTAAGAGGCAGCTCGGGAGGTATTATATAGAAGATGGTCCGTTACTTGCTACTGATTTCGATTTACTTCCTAATGGTGCATTTGAATTCCCGAGTAGCAAGGCGGTCAGTG AGCCAGTAGATGTTGGAGATCATCCCCAACAGCCCTGTTCTCCTCGTATCTCTGGAGCTATGAAGCAGCCAAATCTTAACATT GTAAATGAAGTAAATAATTCAAAGACAAGTTCTCAGGATCCTTATATGGAGAATGCAACCTTCAAAACCATGTACGGGCTCGAAAGACAGAACAAGAAATCTCGTCACCAATTATACAAGTCCCATTTTAACTCATTCCGGGGCCAGAACTCTTCATCGAATATCCACAGAAGTTCGGCCGAAAATGCCGGTACCATCGATTGCAAGCGAAGTAAGGCGAGCTCTAAGCTTGCTGTTGAAAGGATGAGACCGGATTCTTTCACTAACCATCCTGGCCCCAATATTGGGAAACTCAATAATGAACAAGAAAAGACTTGTTTGCATGACAACGATAATCGTACGTATAAGGCCCCGAAGAACAAAATCCCATCTAAAACTTCAAATTCTAAACGTGGATGCATTGAGTCCCCGGGTGCAAGGATGGCAAAG GTGGAGAAGCTTGGTGGACAACGGAAGCCGAAAAAGGAGTATCCTGTAGGAGTAAAAAACCGATCCAACAAACGAATCGAGAGTAAG GTTGCCAAGCAAGTCAATGTCGATTTCCCGCGACCGAGATCCCCTCCGTCAATGAATCCCACTAAAAG CTATAGAGCTTCCATGGATGTACCATCAAGCTTCAGTGAAGATGAAGTCGCAGACACTAGTTCATCCTCGGGTTGA
- the LOC107944727 gene encoding uncharacterized protein isoform X4 → MGKMLANSDFVKGEEQTEENKVSLDVNKKRTVKTPAQVMALEKFYKELRFPSDETKAQIALQVGLTEKQISSWFCHRRLKDKKRDEYVNGRLDHSSGIIQDRGSGLRQDSSGSIKERDYRNIDPREVESGLISSQEFLATDHVYDRRNHQNPYDACMEDTSSESSSSLQDMHFSENRGPYDTKLGQNGTITQINPRTTKNTVYKPSGYLKVKCESENPAILAVKRQLGRYYIEDGPLLATDFDLLPNGAFEFPSSKAVSEPVDVGDHPQQPCSPRISGAMKQPNLNIVNEVNNSKTSSQDPYMENATFKTMYGLERQNKKSRHQLYKSHFNSFRGQNSSSNIHRSSAENAGTIDCKRSKASSKLAVERMRPDSFTNHPGPNIGKLNNEQEKTCLHDNDNRTYKAPKNKIPSKTSNSKRGCIESPGARMAKVEKLGGQRKPKKEYPVGVKNRSNKRIESCQASQCRFPATEIPSVNESH, encoded by the exons ATGGGGAAGATGCTAGCTAACAGCGATTTTGTGAAAG GTGAAGAGCAGACCGAAGAGAATAAAGTTTCTCTAGACGTGAATAAGAAACGAACCGTAAAGACACCGGCTCAGGTTATGGCTCTGGAGAAATTCTACAAAG AGCTTCGGTTTCCTTCTGATGAAACGAAAGCACAAATCGCACTTCAAGTAGGGTTGACTGAAAAGCAAATATCTAGTTGGTTTTGTCACAGAAGGTTAAAAGACAAAAAGAGAGATGAATATGTTAACGGGCGATTGGATCATTCTAGTGGCATTATTCAGGATCGTGGTAGTGGACTCCGGCAAGATTCTTCTGGTAGTATCAAGGAACGGGATTATAGGAATATTGATCCGAGGGAGGTTGAAAGTGGATTGATTTCTAGCCAAGAGTTTCTAGCTACTGATCACGTATATGACCGTAGGAATCATCAAAATCCATACGATGCTTGTATGGAAGATACATCTTCTGAAAGTAGTTCGTCTTTACAAGATATGCATTTTTCCGAAAATCGGGGTCCTTATGACACTAAACTTGGACAAAACGGAACCATTACACAGATAAACCCAAGGACGACTAAAAACACGGTTTATAAGCCATCGGGATATTTGAAGGTTAAGTGTGAGAGTGAAAATCCTGCTATTCTTGCTGTTAAGAGGCAGCTCGGGAGGTATTATATAGAAGATGGTCCGTTACTTGCTACTGATTTCGATTTACTTCCTAATGGTGCATTTGAATTCCCGAGTAGCAAGGCGGTCAGTG AGCCAGTAGATGTTGGAGATCATCCCCAACAGCCCTGTTCTCCTCGTATCTCTGGAGCTATGAAGCAGCCAAATCTTAACATT GTAAATGAAGTAAATAATTCAAAGACAAGTTCTCAGGATCCTTATATGGAGAATGCAACCTTCAAAACCATGTACGGGCTCGAAAGACAGAACAAGAAATCTCGTCACCAATTATACAAGTCCCATTTTAACTCATTCCGGGGCCAGAACTCTTCATCGAATATCCACAGAAGTTCGGCCGAAAATGCCGGTACCATCGATTGCAAGCGAAGTAAGGCGAGCTCTAAGCTTGCTGTTGAAAGGATGAGACCGGATTCTTTCACTAACCATCCTGGCCCCAATATTGGGAAACTCAATAATGAACAAGAAAAGACTTGTTTGCATGACAACGATAATCGTACGTATAAGGCCCCGAAGAACAAAATCCCATCTAAAACTTCAAATTCTAAACGTGGATGCATTGAGTCCCCGGGTGCAAGGATGGCAAAG GTGGAGAAGCTTGGTGGACAACGGAAGCCGAAAAAGGAGTATCCTGTAGGAGTAAAAAACCGATCCAACAAACGAATCGAGA GTTGCCAAGCAAGTCAATGTCGATTTCCCGCGACCGAGATCCCCTCCGTCAATGAATCCCACTAA